The proteins below are encoded in one region of Conger conger chromosome 17, fConCon1.1, whole genome shotgun sequence:
- the LOC133116458 gene encoding tubulin alpha chain-like: MRECISVHVGQAGVQMGNACWELYCLEHGIQPDGQMPSEKTATGGDDSFTTFFSETGAGKYVPRAIFVDLEPTVIDEVRTGNYRQLFHPEQLISGKEDAANNYARGHYTIGKEIIDSVLDRIRKLADQCTGLQGFLVFHSFGGGTGSGFTSLLMERLSVDYGKKSKLEFAVYPAPQVSTAVVEPYNSILTTHTTLEHSDCAFMVDNEAIYDICRRNLDIERPTYTNLNRLISQIVSSITASLRFDGALNVDLTEFQTNLVPYPRIHFPLATYAPVISAEKAYHEQLSVAEITNACFEPANQMVKCDPRHGKYMACCLLYRGDVVPKDVNTAIATIKTKRSIQFVDWCPTGFKVGINYQPPTVVPGGDLAKVQRAVCMLSNTTAIAEAWARLDHKFDLMYAKRAFVHWYVGEGMEEGEFSEAREDMAALEKDYEEVGIDTYEEDEEGEEY, translated from the exons ATG CGTGAGTGCATCTCTGTCCACGTCGGCCAAGCAGGTGTCCAGATgggcaatgcatgctgggaattgTATTGTTTGGAACATGGAATCCAACCGGATGGACAGATGCCCAGCGAAAAGACAGCTACAGGAGGAGACGATTCCTTTACCACTTTCTTCAGTGAGACGGGGGCTGGCAAATATGTCCCCAGGGCCATCTTTGTGGACCTGGAGCCCACCGTCATCG ATGAGGTGCGCACAGGTAACTACCGCCAGCTGTTCCACCCAGAGCAGCTCATCTCTGGCAAAGAGGACGCTGCCAATAACTACGCTCGTGGACACTACACCATCGGCAAGGAAATCATTGATTCAGTCCTGGACCGGATCCGCAAAttg GCAGACCAGTGTACTGGGCTCCAGGGCTTCCTGGTCTTCCACAGCTTCGGTGGGGGGACTGGGTCAGGGTTCACCTCCCTGCTGATGGAACGCCTCTCTGTCGACTATGGCAAGAAGTCCAAGTTGGAGTTTGCGGTCTACCCAGCTCCGCAGGTGTCCACAGCTGTGGTGGAGCCCTACAACTCCATCCTGaccacccacaccaccctggAGCACTCCGACTGTGCTTTCATGGTGGACAATGAGGCCATCTACGACATCTGCCGCAGGAACCTGGACATTGAGCGTCCCACCTACACCAACCTCAACAGGCTTATCAGCCAGATTGTGTCTTCCATCACAGCTTCCCTGCGCTTTGATGGGGCCCTCAATGTGGATCTGACCGAGTTCCAGACCAACTTGGTGCCCTATCCCCGTATCCACTTCCCCCTGGCTACCTACGCCCCGGTCATCTCTGCAGAGAAGGCCTACCATGAGCAGCTGTCTGTGGCTGAAATCACCAATGCCTGCTTTGAGCCAGCCAACCAGATGGTGAAATGCGACCCACGTCACGGCAAGTACATGGCCTGCTGCCTGCTGTACCGTGGTGACGTGGTGCCAAAAGATGTCAACACCGCCATCGCTACAATCAAGACCAAGCGTAGCATTCAGTTTGTGGACTGGTGTCCCACTGGCTTCAAGGTGGGCATCAACTACCAGCCCCCCACTGTGGTGCCTGGGGGAGACCTGGCCAAGGTGCAGAGGGCCGTGTGCATGCTGAGCAACACCACTGCCATCGCCGAGGCCTGGGCCCGTCTGGACCACAAGTTTGACCTGATGTACGCCAAGCGTGCCTTCGTCCACTGGTACGTGGGAGAGGgcatggaggagggagagttcTCTGAAGCCAGAGAAGACATGGCGGCCCTGGAGAAGGACTATGAAGAGGTGGGGATCGACACATATGAGGAAGAcgaagagggagaggagtacTAG
- the stk16 gene encoding serine/threonine-protein kinase 16, giving the protein MGQTLCVCSRSAITIDNKRYYFIQKLDEGGFSYVDLVEGAQDGRFYALKRILCHDREARQEAQTEMEMHRLFSHPNVLSLAGHAFMERAGKTEACLLLPYISRGSLWSVLEKLRDKNSFMPEARILHILHGICAGLKAIHDKGYAHRDMKPTNVLLEEDDRAVLMDLGSMNRARIEVRGSREAMTVQDWAAQRCTISYRAPELFSVESHCIIDERTDIWSLGCVLYCMMMLEGPFDLVFQKGDSVALAVQNPVNIPQPCRYSQGLQTLLGSAMVSNPQERPDINWVLEQVRHLQTLELVASANMV; this is encoded by the exons ATGGGCCAGACCTTGTGCGTTTGCTCCCGAAGCGCCATCACCATCGACAACAAAAGATACTACTTCATCCAGAAGCTGGACGAAGG TGGGTTCAGCTATGTGGACCTGGTGGAGGGCGCACAGGACGGGCGCTTCTACGCCCTGAAGAGGATCCTGTGCCACGACCGGGAGGCGCGGCAGGAAGCGCAGACGGAGATGGAGATGCACCGCCTGTTCAGTCACCCCAACGTCCTGTCGCTCGCTGGCCACGCCTTCATGGAACGCGCCGGCAAGACCGAGGCCTGCCTGCTCCTCCCCTACATCAGC AGGGGGAGTCTCTGGTCGGTACTGGAGAAGCTGCGGGACAAGAACAGCTTCATGCCAGAGGCTCGGATCCTGCACATTCTCCATGGGATCTGTGCTGGTCTGAAGGCCATTCATGACAAAGGCTACGCACACAG AGACATGAAGCCCACCAACGTGCTCCTGGAGGAGGACGACCGCGCCGTGCTGATGGACCTGGGCTCTATGAACCGAGCGCGCATCGAGGTGCGGGGCTCGCGCGAGGCCATGACTGTACAG gACTGGGCGGCTCAGAGGTGCACCATCTCCTATCGAGCTCCCGAGCTCTTCAGTGTGGAGAGCCACTGCATCATCGACGAGCGCACAGACATCTGG TCTCTGGGATGCGTGCTGTACTGCATGATGATGCTGGAAGGCCCGTTTGACCTGGTGTTTCAGAAGGGTGACAGTGTAGCGCTGGCTGTGCAGAACCCTGTCAACATCCCCCAGCCCTGCAG GTATTCCCAAGGCCTCCAGACCCTGCTGGGCTCCGCCATGGTGTCCAATCCCCAGGAGCGACCCGACATCAACTGGGTTCTGGAGCAGGTCCGGCACCTGCAGACCCTGGAACTGGTTGCCAGCGCTAACATGGTATGA